The genomic window CTGCCCTCGAGGGGATCGAGTGGACGGTCGATCAAAACTTGCCGCCGATGCGCTGTGACGACGACGCGTTCGTCGACGCGGTGCTCGCGGCCGCAACCGACGCTCAGACCGCCGATCCCGAACTCGTGACGAAACCCCACGCGACCGACGCGGGCTGGCTCTCACGGGCCGGTACCGAGTGCGTGATCTACGGGCCGTCGGAACCCGGTGAGGCCCACACCGACGACGAGAGCGTCTCGATCGCCGTCCTCGAGCGCTGTCTCGAGACCTACCGGCGGGTCGCACAGGAGTGGCCGACGGCGCGGTAGTGCCGCCGCGCCCGTCTCGGCCCGTGGTCGGCGGCCGATCAGACGCCCGGGACGCCGACCGCCTCGAAGCCGGTGACCCCGAGCGCGGCGAGGACATAGAGCGCGATCAGGACGGTGACCCAGGCGACGAGGCCGATCATCGCCGCGGCGGTCCAGTCGCCGGGATACCGCCAGTTGATCACCGCGACGTACGCAATCAGGGCGAGCAACGGCCCGACGAGCGGGATCCAGCCGACCACGAAGCCGACAATCGCCCAGACGATCGCCCCGATCAACGCGGTGACGATGGCGTGATCGTAGTCACCTCTCCCCACGATAACTCGAGCCCCGGCGTAGATGCCGAGCGCGCCGATCAGCAGGCTCACGACGAAGACGACGGCCGATGCGATTGGTCCAGTGAGTGCCATAGCGTGGATCGACATACGTCAGATCGGCGGAACAGTCCGGTGCTTGCAAGTTCTGTCTGTCTCTCATCGACTCGCGAACACCGCGGGAGGGTCGCGTTCGCCGCCGTCACAACGGCGTATTGACTATCACGTCAGTCGATAGTTTTTGCGACTCGAGTGGCTGCTGTCGGTGACCGTCCGCGCTCGAGTCGCCGGAACCACGACGTTGATACCGCTTCCGGGCCAACGGTACGTCTATGGCGACCGATCAGGCCCAGAGCGATGCGAGCGAGGCCGACACCTACGAGCAGTTCGAAGACCGAGTCCGACGTATCTCGAATATCGGGAACGCCGCCGGCATCCTGCAGTGGGATCAGGAGGTCGTGATGCCCGACGACGGCACCCCGGCCCGCGCACAGCAGCTCTCGGCGCTGTCCTCGATCAGCCACGAACTCCTGACCGCCGACGAGACCGGCGACCTGCTCGAGGAACTGGAGGGGGACGAGAGCGGCGAAACCCAAAGCAGTGATCTCGAGGGCGAGCAGGCCGCGGTCGTCCGCGAGATCCGCCGGAAATACGACCGCGAGACGAGCGTCCCGCAGGACCTCGTCGAGGAAATTTCGGCGACGGCGTCGAACGCCCATCCGAAGTGGAAGCAGGCCCGAGAGGAGGACGACTTCGATCACTTCGCACCGACCCTCGAGAAACTGGTCGAATTGAAGCGCGAGTACGCCGAGCACATCGATCCCGACGCCGACCCCTACGCCGTTCTCTTCGCGGACTACGAACCCTACATCGACCTCGAGACGGCCGAACGGGTCTTAGAGCGATTGCGGGAGAACCTGGTGCCGCTGATCGATGCCGTTCAGGATAGTGACGCGGACCTCACTACGGGCGCCTTCGCGGGCGAGTTCGACGACGACGATCAGGAGGCCCTCGCGCGGGACGTGCTCGATTCGCTGGGCTACGACTGGGACCGCGGTCGGCTCGACACTGCACCGCATCCGTTCTCCTCGGGCACGCAGTTCGATGCTCGCGTGACCACCCGCTTCGAGGAGGACGATCTCTTGGGCTCGATCACGTCGACCATCCACGAGTTCGGCCACGCGAACTACACGCAGGGGCTGCCCGACGAGGGCTACGGCACGCCGCTCGGCGAAGCGCGGGACCTCTCGGTCCACGAGTCCCAGTCCCGCCTCTGGGAGAACCACGTCGGGCGCTCCCGGCCCTTCTGGGAGCACTTCCTGCCGATCGCCCGCGAGCGCTTCCCCGAACTCGAGGACGTCACCCCCGAGGAGGCCTACGAGGCCGCGAATCAGGTCCACGACGACAACCTCATCCGGGTCGAGGCGGACGAGCTCACCTACCACCTCCACATCGTGATCCGGTTCGAGATCGAACGCGATCTGATCCGGGGCGACCTCGAGGTCTCGGCGGTCCCCGAGGTCTGGAACGACAAGTACGAGGAGTACCTCGGCGTGCGCCCGGAGACCGACGCGGAGGGCTGCCTGCAGGACATCCACTGGTCCCACGGCGACTTCGGCTACTTCTCGACGTACTCGCTGGGCTCGGTGCTCGCGGCGCAGTTGTACGCCGCTGCCGAGGACGACCGCGGCCCCTTCGACGACCAGATCCGCGAGGGCGAGTTCGACGAACTCAACGGCTGGCTCCGCGAGAATATCCACCAGCACGGCAAACGGTACGTCACGCCCGACCTGATCGAGAACGCAACCGGCGACGGGCTGACCGCCGACTACTTCCTCGAGTACGTCGAGTCGAAGTACGGCGAGTTGTACGACCTCGAAGACTACTGAGCGCCGCTCGCTCGGTCGCCGTTTCTCCGCGATCGTCAGCGAGACCGTTCCGCGACCCTCGTTTTTAGGGTTGATGCCGACCTATTGGCCGACGATGTCCGACTCACTCGAGCAGGGAACGGCGATCGTCACGGGCGCGAGTTCCGGCATCGGCGCGGCGACCTGTCGCGAACTCGCGGGCGCGGGCGCCAACCTCGTTCTCGCGGCACGCAGCGAAGACCGACTGCGGGAACTCGCCGACGACCTCGAGGCGACCCACGACGTCGAGACGCTGGTCGTCCCGACGAACGTCCGGGAGGAAGACGACGTCGACGCGCTCATCGAAGAGACCGTCGATGAGTTCGGCGGGATCGACGTGCTGGTGAACAACGCGGGACTGGGCCGGGGCAGCGAGGTCGAATCGCTGTCGACCGACGACTACGAGACGATGCAGGAGACGAACGTCGACGGCGTCTTCTACGCCACGCGGGCGGCGATCCCCCACGTCCGCGAACGCGACGGCCACTTGATCTTCGTCGGCAGTTTCGCCGGCCGCCACCCGCGACCGGCTAACCCCGTCTACGCGGCCACGAAGTGGTGGGTTCGGGGCTTCGCCAAGAGCCTCGCGGCCCAGATCGGCGACGCCGACGTCGGGGTCACGATCGTCAACCCGGCCGAGGTGCGCTCCGAGTTCGAGACCCCCGACGGCGAGACGTTCGCCGAACGGTACGACGAGGACGAGGCGAGCGACCCCGCGGAGATCGCCGCCGCGATCCGCTTCGCCGCGAGTCAGGACCACTCGAGCGTGAGCGAACTCGATATCAACCCGCGAGAGAAATTCGCCGAGACGTTCCACTGAGCGGTACGGATCGGCCGACGGACCCCCGAGACACGTAAAAGGAGGTTGGAATTGCCGGGTCTGGACTCACCCGTCCCGGGCACCCTCCCTCGAGTATGCGAGTATCCATTCCCGGCGCTCCGGGCGTGTACTTCGACACTGACGCAGAATCGCCGGCGATCAACGTCGCCCTGACCGCCGCCGGGCGGCGGGCGCCGAAACCGCAGGGGTACGCCATTCAGGCCCTGCCCTACCTCTGGTCGTTCGACGTCGACCTGCAGGAGGTCCCGACCGACCACCCGATCCAGTACCTCCATCCGGAGGGCGCACGGAGCCTGGGCGAGATTTCGCCCCAGCGCGGCGTCCGCGAGGCCGGCACCGAACTCGAGTCGGTGCTGCGCTTCGTCTGGTCGGTCAACGAGGAAGTCGAGTCGGCGACGACCCGCCTCCTCGGGGCCGGGCCCGCGTCCGAAAAGGAGGGCGTGACCATCGAGATTCAGGAGGGCCAGGTCGGCGTCGGCGGGTCGGAACTCGAGACCGACGAGTTCGACATCGACCAGACCGCTGTCGACGACGCCGAGGGGGACGAGTTCGATACCGGCGACGAACTGTGAGTCGCCACCGATAGCGCCGCCGAACGGCTCCCGGTGACTGTTTCGTTTGCGAGCTGTGATTCCGGCTGCCAACCCGAATCGAAGTCGCGTTCGTAGAAAATACCGAACCGGTACCGCAAGAAATTTATCCGGCTAATCACACCGATCGATAATGGTCGGTGCTGCCCTCCAGCGGTTCGCGATACTTGTGGTGCTACTGGGTGGGTTTCTCGAACTGAGTTCGAAGAGGACCGGCATCGGATTCATGCTGTTTGCCGCCCTCATCGGCGTCATCGGCCTCGCTATCGAACTCTTGTCGGAGGAACTCGAGCAGTAGCTCCCGGAAACGTATCTCCGACAACATTTTAATTCGTCACTCGGAGTCAACGACTATGGGCGCAATCCCGATCGGTCTCCGCGTGCGAATGGTCGCCGCCGTCCTCGGACTCGCGGTCGTCACGCTCGGACTGCTCGCGGGGGTCTGGGCCGTGTTCTACGGCGTGCTCTCGTTTCTCGGGTTCGCGCTCGCATCCCACGTCGCGTCCGTCACCACCGCCGGGACGCTGGTGACGATCGGGTATCTCGAGTACAGACACCTCGAGACGATTGAGCGGCTTGCGGACGCCCACCCGGTGGATCGGGAGACGGCACCGGAGCTGTACGAGACGACGACCCGGGTCGCGGCCCAGCTCGGGGTCCCCGTGCCGACGATCGCCGTCTCGGAGCGGGACGCCCCCGAAGCGCTGGCCGTCGGCTTCCGACCGGAGTCGGTGCATCTGGTGCTCTCGCTGGGGACGATCAACGCGCTCGAGGGGCAAGCGGAACTGGAGGCGGTGATCGCACATGAACTCGCCCACGTCAGAAACCGCGATGCGATGATCATGACGGCCGTTTCGCTGCCCGTCGTGCTCGCCGACGGGCTGGGGTCGCGGATTAACCGGATCGAGAACCCCGGCTGGGCCGCGATCGTCACCGTCCCGCTGGGGTTTCTGTCGGCAGGCGTTCAGATCGTCGGGCGCACGATAACGGCCCGTCTCTCCCGGGTCAGGGAGCGAGCGGCGGATCGAGCCGCCGCGGAGGTGACCGGCTCGCCCGCCGCGCTCGCCAGTGCGCTCCGGCGGTTAGATCGGGAGATTGCGGACACGCCGACTCGAGACCTCCGCGACGCGTCGGGCGTCTCCTCGTTGTCGATCATCTCGCTCGAGCCGTCCGAGCCCGAAAAGATCATGCTCGGCCCCGAGGGCGACACCGAGCCGTCGTACTGGGCGCTTCGAAAACGGCTCCACCGGCTCGAGCGCTACCTCTTCGAAACGCACCCGCCGACGGACGAACGGCTCGACGCGTTGGCGGCGCTCGAGCGCGAGCGGTAGCCTGTCGATCCGACGACCGGGTCGCCGCAACCCAACGCCTCGAACGGAGCGCCGCGAACCGCCGCCGGGACACAGCGAACCGTATAACACGCTGGCCCCGCTGGATCGACTCGAGACCATGCCACTGCGCGCGTTCCGGATCGCCTACGACGGGACGGACTACCGCGGCTTCCAGCGCCAGCCCGACGTTGCGACCGTCGAGGACGCGATCTTCGATTCGCTCCGCGCGCTCGACATCCTCGAGCCCGATGCCGACAAGCCCGCGGGCTACGCCGCCGCCGGCCGCACCGACGCGGGCGTTTCCGCGCTCGCCCAGACGATCGCGCTCGAGGCCCCTGACTGGCTCGCGCCGCGAGCGCTGAACGCCGAACTCCCTGCCGATGTCCGTGCGTGGGCGGCCGCCGAGGCGCCGGACGGGTTCCACGCGACCCACCACGCGAGCCGCCGAGAGTACACGTATCACCTGTACGCGCCGGTCGCCGACGGAGCGCCCGCTCCGCCGGCCGTCGACGACGACCGCTTCCGCGCGGCCTGCGAGGCGCTGTCCGGGACTCACGATATCCACAACCTGACGCCGGACGATCGCAATACCGAGCGCTCGCTGTCCCTCGCGGCTCGCCGCGACGGCGACTACCTCGTCGTCACCGCCAGTGCCGGCGGCTTCGCTCGAGAACTCGTCCGGCGGCTCGTTTCGTTGGCTCGCGCGGTCGGCACCGGCGAATCGCCGCTCGAAAAAGTCGATCGCGTCCTCGAGCCCGAACCGTTGCCCGGCCACGAGGGAGTCGCGCCCGCGCCACCGGAGCCGCTCGTGCTGACCGAGGTGGACTACCCCGATCTCGCCTTCGAGATCGACGACGACGCGGCCGCGAGCGCTCGAGCGGTGTTCAACCGCCGTCGCGTCGATCGCCGAACGGGGGCCCGCGTCGCCGGACAGGTGGCCGACGGGATGCGCTGATCGGTACGGCTCTCGACTCGAGCGATCCCGTCGTCCGAACCGCAGAGGAGCGTTTTTCACGGCCGCGGACACACGTCGGCGCATGGAACTCTCACCGGAGGAGTACGGTGCCTACTGGCGCGCCTCGAGCCGCGTTTCCGCCGGACTCCTCGTGATCTTCTTCGGCCTTCGTCTCACGTCGCCGCTGCGGAGCCACCCCGAGATCGGCGCGTCCGCCCTCGGCGTCGTGTTGCTCGTCATGCTCGTCCTCGCCGGGACGTTTGTCGCGATGCTCGGCGTCGCCCGCGTCGTCCGGACCGCGGTCGACGCGGAGACCTAGGCCTGGCTTCGCGAGTTCGCGGCCGGGCGACAAAAGAGCGGGCCGGCAAGCCGACGGCCGGCGGGTGTGGTCGAGCGAGCGGCGGTGAGTGCGTCTCAGTCGTCGGTGGGGCCGACGGCCGCGGCGTCGGCGTCTGCATCCGCGTCCGAGTCGGCGGGTCGGGCGTCGAACAGCGGACTCTGTTCGCCGGGAACGAACGTGTTGAGCGCCAGCGCGGACAGCGCGGTGACGATGACCGGCTGACCGAAGAACGTTTCGGCGGCGTTCGGAAGCCCCGAGAGCGCCTCGGGCGTGGTCGCGATGCCGAGTCCGAGACCGAGCGAGACGGCGACGACGACCGTGTTCCGGCGGTCGAGGTCGGCGTTCGTGATGACCAGCCGGAAGCCGCTGGCTGCGACCATGCCGGCCATGAGCAAGACCGCACCGCCGAAGACCGCACTGGGGATCGTCGTGACGGCCGCGCCAACCTTCGGGCTCAGCCCGAGGACGGCGAGGAAGACGCCGCCGATGCCGACGACGTGCCGGCTCATCACGCCGGTGAAGTTGACGATGCCGACGTTCTGGGAGAAGGAGGTGATCGGGAACGCGCCGAAGACGGCGCCGATCGAACTCAGCAGACCGTCGTTGAACAGCCCGCCGCGGAACTCCTCGTTCGTCGGATTGCGCCCCTCGGCGGCCGTGACGCCGGACATGTCGCCGACGGTCTCCATCGAGGAGACGAGAAAGAGGACGGCGAACGTGGCGATCGCGATCGGCTCGAACTCGAAGCCGAACCGGGTGGGCGACGGCAGCGCGATCCAGGCGGCGTCGCCGACGGCCGAGAAGTCGACGAGCTCGAGGCCGGTGGTGAACGTGAGGGCGAGGGCGGCCGCGTAACCGACGCCGATCGCGACGAGTACGGACAGCAGTCGCGTGACGCCGCGCGTGAACATGTTGAGACCGACGGCAATCGCGAGGACGAGCCCGGCGAGGCCGATGTGGTGGAGCGCGCCGAAGTCGGCGGCGTCGGCCCCACCGGCGGCGTAGTCCATCGCGACGGGCACGAGGTAGAGGCCGATGATGACGACGACGAGGCCGGTCACCAGCGGCGGGAAGAAGGGTTTGATTCGCTTGAATTGCCAGCCGATGAGGCCTTCGACGGCAAAGCCCGTGACGAGGATCGCGCCGAACACTGCGGCCATCCCGAAGTCCGCGCCGATCGAGATCGACGCGCCCACGAAGGTGAAACTCGAGCCCATGACGATCGGCAGGCGCGCGCCGACCGGGCCGACGGTGTAGGCCTGGACGATCGTCGCCAGCCCGGAGAACAGGAGGACCATCTGAACGATGTAGGCCGTGTCCGTCGGATCGAGTCCGACTCCGCCCGCGACGACGTACGCCACCGCCGTCGCCGGCACGATCATCACCGCGACGTGTTGCAAGCCGAGCAGAATCGATTTCGGCAACGGCGGTTTGTCGTCGACGCCGTACTCGAGTTGGATGCCCCCGTCAGTCTCGTTCGACATACTATACCCACCCCGTAGCGAATCGAAATACAAAAAGTCTCGTATATGCGCTCATCGAGCGGCGTTCCGGGGGCAACTATAATCACAATCGTGCATACTTTTCGAGGAACGCGATTCGACACCGTGGCTGTCCGGCGATTCCGTCGAGACGAAAACGGGAGACGAACGAGCGTCGTTCAGTCGGTCAGTGAATCGTTACCTCGCCGTTCTCGACCGTGATGTCGACGAGGCTCGTGGCGTCGTACTCCGTGTCGTCGAGCGCCGAGTCGCCGACCTTCCGTAACACGACGACGATGTCGACAATTTCGGCCCCGATACCGTCGAGCGCGTCGCAGATCGCCGCCAGCGTTCCGCCGGTCGAGAGCATGTCGTCGACGATCACTACGCGGTCGCCGTCCTCGACGTCGTTGATGTACATTTCCGACTCCGAGTAGCCCGTCTCCTGGTGTAACGAGACCTCGCCCTCGAGCCCGTAGGGCCGCTTGCGAATAACGACGAGCGGGATGTCGGTCTGGAGCGAGAGCGCGGTCGCGAGGTGGATCCCCATCGCCTCGGGTGCGATGATCTTGTCGACGTCCAGATCCGCGGTTTGCATCACCTCGGTCACGACTTCCCGCAACAGGGCGGGATCGAGCCGCGGCACGCCGTTGCTGATCGGGTGGACGAGGTACTCGTATCCGTCCTTATCGATGATCGGTGCGTCGTCCAACGACTCGAGGAGTTTCTCCATGCTGCGGCTTCGGAAATCGGAGTGAAAAGCGGTTCGCTCTTTCGGTTCCGACCGCCCGCCGTATTCGATAGCCGATCCGACCGCTGTCGCGGTCGCTCGGAGCCGAACTCCTCGGTAACGCGGATGACATCGTCCGATACCCTTTACCATCTTCGTTCCGAAATTCGGGCCATGAGTTCCGTTCCCGACCGCTCCGAGGTCGACGAGGAATACACCTGGGATCTCGAGAGCATCTACGCGACCGACGACGACTGGGAGGCCGCCGCCGAGGCGGTCGCCGAACGCGTCGCTGATCTCGAGGCCTACGAGGGACAGGTTACCGACGACGCCGAGACCCTCCTCGAGGTGCTCGAACTCCGCGACGAGGTCATGCGAGAGGTCTCGATGGTCGCGGCCTACGCCCGGATGCGTCGCGACGAGGACACGACGAACCAGGAGTATCAGGCGCTGACGGCCCGGTCGCAGTCGCTCGCGGCCGACGCCCAGTCCGCGGCTTCGTTTATCGACCCCGAACTCCAAGAACTGACCCGCGAGGAGTTCGACGCCATGGTCGACGACGAACCGGCCCTCGAGACCTACGACCACTACGTCGACGACGTGCTCCGGATGAAACCGCACACGCGCTCGGCGGAAGTCGAGGCGCTGCT from Natrinema versiforme includes these protein-coding regions:
- a CDS encoding uracil-xanthine permease family protein; translated protein: MSNETDGGIQLEYGVDDKPPLPKSILLGLQHVAVMIVPATAVAYVVAGGVGLDPTDTAYIVQMVLLFSGLATIVQAYTVGPVGARLPIVMGSSFTFVGASISIGADFGMAAVFGAILVTGFAVEGLIGWQFKRIKPFFPPLVTGLVVVIIGLYLVPVAMDYAAGGADAADFGALHHIGLAGLVLAIAVGLNMFTRGVTRLLSVLVAIGVGYAAALALTFTTGLELVDFSAVGDAAWIALPSPTRFGFEFEPIAIATFAVLFLVSSMETVGDMSGVTAAEGRNPTNEEFRGGLFNDGLLSSIGAVFGAFPITSFSQNVGIVNFTGVMSRHVVGIGGVFLAVLGLSPKVGAAVTTIPSAVFGGAVLLMAGMVAASGFRLVITNADLDRRNTVVVAVSLGLGLGIATTPEALSGLPNAAETFFGQPVIVTALSALALNTFVPGEQSPLFDARPADSDADADADAAAVGPTDD
- the truA gene encoding tRNA pseudouridine(38-40) synthase TruA is translated as MPLRAFRIAYDGTDYRGFQRQPDVATVEDAIFDSLRALDILEPDADKPAGYAAAGRTDAGVSALAQTIALEAPDWLAPRALNAELPADVRAWAAAEAPDGFHATHHASRREYTYHLYAPVADGAPAPPAVDDDRFRAACEALSGTHDIHNLTPDDRNTERSLSLAARRDGDYLVVTASAGGFARELVRRLVSLARAVGTGESPLEKVDRVLEPEPLPGHEGVAPAPPEPLVLTEVDYPDLAFEIDDDAAASARAVFNRRRVDRRTGARVAGQVADGMR
- a CDS encoding SDR family oxidoreductase, with the protein product MSDSLEQGTAIVTGASSGIGAATCRELAGAGANLVLAARSEDRLRELADDLEATHDVETLVVPTNVREEDDVDALIEETVDEFGGIDVLVNNAGLGRGSEVESLSTDDYETMQETNVDGVFYATRAAIPHVRERDGHLIFVGSFAGRHPRPANPVYAATKWWVRGFAKSLAAQIGDADVGVTIVNPAEVRSEFETPDGETFAERYDEDEASDPAEIAAAIRFAASQDHSSVSELDINPREKFAETFH
- a CDS encoding M48 family metalloprotease, encoding MVAAVLGLAVVTLGLLAGVWAVFYGVLSFLGFALASHVASVTTAGTLVTIGYLEYRHLETIERLADAHPVDRETAPELYETTTRVAAQLGVPVPTIAVSERDAPEALAVGFRPESVHLVLSLGTINALEGQAELEAVIAHELAHVRNRDAMIMTAVSLPVVLADGLGSRINRIENPGWAAIVTVPLGFLSAGVQIVGRTITARLSRVRERAADRAAAEVTGSPAALASALRRLDREIADTPTRDLRDASGVSSLSIISLEPSEPEKIMLGPEGDTEPSYWALRKRLHRLERYLFETHPPTDERLDALAALERER
- a CDS encoding carboxypeptidase M32, with product MATDQAQSDASEADTYEQFEDRVRRISNIGNAAGILQWDQEVVMPDDGTPARAQQLSALSSISHELLTADETGDLLEELEGDESGETQSSDLEGEQAAVVREIRRKYDRETSVPQDLVEEISATASNAHPKWKQAREEDDFDHFAPTLEKLVELKREYAEHIDPDADPYAVLFADYEPYIDLETAERVLERLRENLVPLIDAVQDSDADLTTGAFAGEFDDDDQEALARDVLDSLGYDWDRGRLDTAPHPFSSGTQFDARVTTRFEEDDLLGSITSTIHEFGHANYTQGLPDEGYGTPLGEARDLSVHESQSRLWENHVGRSRPFWEHFLPIARERFPELEDVTPEEAYEAANQVHDDNLIRVEADELTYHLHIVIRFEIERDLIRGDLEVSAVPEVWNDKYEEYLGVRPETDAEGCLQDIHWSHGDFGYFSTYSLGSVLAAQLYAAAEDDRGPFDDQIREGEFDELNGWLRENIHQHGKRYVTPDLIENATGDGLTADYFLEYVESKYGELYDLEDY
- the hpt gene encoding hypoxanthine/guanine phosphoribosyltransferase, with product MEKLLESLDDAPIIDKDGYEYLVHPISNGVPRLDPALLREVVTEVMQTADLDVDKIIAPEAMGIHLATALSLQTDIPLVVIRKRPYGLEGEVSLHQETGYSESEMYINDVEDGDRVVIVDDMLSTGGTLAAICDALDGIGAEIVDIVVVLRKVGDSALDDTEYDATSLVDITVENGEVTIH